A stretch of Lathyrus oleraceus cultivar Zhongwan6 chromosome 6, CAAS_Psat_ZW6_1.0, whole genome shotgun sequence DNA encodes these proteins:
- the LOC127095890 gene encoding secreted RxLR effector protein 161-like, translating into MDHWKAAKKVLRYLKGTKDYMLMYRKTDNLDVIGYSDSDFVGCVDSRKSTSGYIFMMANGDISWRSTKQTLIATSTMEAEFVSCFEATSHGQLMAKNNRSGSRSKHIDIKYLVIRKRVKDKIVVINHISTYLMIVDPLTKGMPPIKFKDHVENMRLESSL; encoded by the exons ATGGATCACTGGAAAGCTGCAAAGAAGGTGTTGAgatatcttaaaggaacaaaagatTACATGCTAATGTATAGGAAGACGGACAATCTTGATGTGATCGGCTATTCAGACTCCGACTTTGTTGGTTGTGTTGATTCTCGCAAATCAACATCAGGATATATTTTTATGATGGCTAATGGAGATATTTCATGGAGAAGTACTAAGCAAACCTTGATTGCTACTTCTACTATGGAAGCCGAGTTTGTCTCCTGTTTTGAGGCTACTTCTCATGGT CAGCTTATGGCTAAGAACAATAGAAGTGGaagtcgaagcaagcacatcgacaTAAAGTATTTAGTCATTAGAAAAAGAGTTAAAGATAAAATAGTAGTTATTAATCACATTAGTACTTATTTAATGATCGTTGATCCTTTGACTAAGGGCATGCCACCAATAAAATTTAAGGATCATGTAGAGAACATGAGACTCGAGTCCTCCTTATGA